From one Amaranthus tricolor cultivar Red isolate AtriRed21 chromosome 17, ASM2621246v1, whole genome shotgun sequence genomic stretch:
- the LOC130804539 gene encoding leucine-rich repeat receptor protein kinase EMS1-like, producing the protein MEFCNLDERSVVSNTDVSTVTTSESRAGELGKLHQLRVLTLGSNEFSGKIPSELGNLSLLINLDMSDNHLKGDIPKSIGKLNSLQNLDLSANNFSVYGELEHVRLKGVFCRYPPCLSVLVITRVSHGVAFLPPFHHCLSKSSHRFHFCNCQLSFPVSSHRIGYLAFSIPLLSFLYFLHSSFIYRSALLNPCYYSASFFYFQLFLAVMKVSDRD; encoded by the exons ATGGAATTT tgcaacctagatgAGAGGAGTGTTGTTAGCAATACTGATGTCTCAACAGTAACAACATCGGAAAGCAGGGCGGGTGAGCTTGGAAAACTGCATCAGTTGCGTGTTCTAACTCTTGGTTCGAATGAATTTAGTGGGAAAATCCCATCTGAACTAGGAAATTTGAGCTTGTTGATTAACCTTGACATGAGCGATAATCACTTGAAAGGAGACATTCCGAAAAGCATTGGCAAATTGAACTCTCTTCAGAATCTTGATTTATCGGCTAACAATTTTTCGG tatatggtgaattagaacATGTaag atTGAAAGGCGTATTTTGCCGGTACCCACCATGCTTATCTGTACTTGTCATCACACGTGTCTCCCATGGCGTCGCTTTTCTGCCACCATTCCACCATTGTCTTTCTAAGTCTTCTCACCGCTTTCATTTCTGCAACTGTCAGTTAAGCTTCCCGGTATCCTCTCACCGCATAGGTTATCTCGCTTTCTCTATTCCTCTACTTTCATTCCTTTATTTTCTgcattcatctttcatttacCGCTCTGCTCTTCTCAATCCCTGTTACTATTCAGCaagttttttctattttcaatt ATTTCTGGCTGTTATGAAAGTATCTGATAGGGACTGA